The genomic region CGCCGCCGTCGCCGCGCCGGGCCGGCCGACGGCCTGCCAGTAGGCTTCGGCGAACGGTGCCGCCGCCTCGCGCCAGCCGGCGTACGACGAGTAGACCAGCCGGGCGGCGGAGCCCGCCAGCGGCGGGGCGAACGGCTCCGTCGCCGCGGCCGGCACGTCCCGCACGAAGAAGGAGTGCAGCACGCGGCCGCGCTCGCTGTGGCGGAGGCTCTGGATGAAATCGCCGTTGAAGGCGTGATACGCCAGGGCGGCGCCTTCGGGCAGCCCGATGTGGAGGCGCTTGTCCCGCAGCGGATCGTCCGCCTGAAAGAACTCGACGCCGCTGAAGCCGCGGGGCGCGGCGGCGGTGGTCCGCTCCATCCGCACCTCGAGCAGCCGGCCGGGCGCCACGTCGGGCAGCGTCACCACCCGCTCCAGCACTTGGTGGTAGGCGGGGTCGGCGATGCCAGCGGGCACGCGGTCGCCCGTCGCCGCGGCGTCGGCGGGTACGAACTCGTTGGCGTTTTCATAGGTGACCGCCTTGAGAAGCCGAAGCTGCTGGTCGGCGGGTCGCCAGAACATCCGGTAGACGCGGTACTTTTCTGCGGCCGGGGCCTGCAGGATGTGGACGAAGGTGTGGAAGTCCTCGGTGAGCCGGCCGTCGGGATGCCACACCACGGTCTTGCGGGCGCGGAGTACCACCGCGTCGGCGCCGGGGAAATCCCGAGCAGACGCCAGCTGGGGGAACGGCTCCGTCTCCTCCGCCGGGACCGGCGCCGCGGCCAGCGCGGCCGCGAGCACCCAGCCGGAGATCCACCACCGCCTCCGGGTCTTCATGACCCACCTCCCGGTTGCTGCTCCAGAATGATCAGGCTGCGCTGGCTCCGCACCCAGCGGTCCAGCAATTCGCGGAGCTGTTCGTAGTCGGCCGGTGAGAGCACGGAGCGCTCCAAGCTGAACTCGCTGCTGAACACCACGCGCTCCCCCTCCTGCCGGCAGCTCAGCTGCAGGCGCGCCGGACCCGCCGCGAACTCCACCGGATCGGGCAGCGCCAGCACCGTGCAGCCAGGCGGCGGCGTGATCCGCTCGGATTGGATGACCTGGACCGGCGCGAACAGGTCCATGGGATAGCGCCGCGGCCCCGGAGCCATCATTCGGGGCAGGCCCAGCGAGTAGAGCTCGAAGCCGTTGGTCATGAGGCACGGGCGCAACAGCAGGAAGCGCCCGGCGGCCAGCGCGTAGCCCGGCGCGTCCATGTCGAACGCCACCGCGAACGGCACGGCCAGGTCGGCCGCATCGCTGACCTGGAACTCGCGGACGCGGGCGCCGGCGTGCACCCGGCCGGCCAGCTCCTGCCACACCTGGATGAACTGCGGACCGCTG from Acidobacteriota bacterium harbors:
- a CDS encoding DUF3857 domain-containing protein produces the protein MKTRRRWWISGWVLAAALAAAPVPAEETEPFPQLASARDFPGADAVVLRARKTVVWHPDGRLTEDFHTFVHILQAPAAEKYRVYRMFWRPADQQLRLLKAVTYENANEFVPADAAATGDRVPAGIADPAYHQVLERVVTLPDVAPGRLLEVRMERTTAAAPRGFSGVEFFQADDPLRDKRLHIGLPEGAALAYHAFNGDFIQSLRHSERGRVLHSFFVRDVPAAATEPFAPPLAGSAARLVYSSYAGWREAAAPFAEAYWQAVGRPGAATAA